From one Cyanobacterium stanieri PCC 7202 genomic stretch:
- a CDS encoding hypothetical protein (KEGG: ddc:Dd586_1519 flagellar basal-body rod protein FlgF~SPTR: Flagellar basal-body rod protein FlgF), whose translation MIIKNFGRWALISGMVLGVSALTPLAALAEESIEVKVDDFSGLTFTPDNNTEISYDKDGTIATESSVGTVAYQRNIVGKWEITMSSTNEGVLKSTGGVEIPYNVKLIVPIHGGANLNPGEGASTWQSLTQERQIATGEIADAVGETGVTDASADLKVQIASGLKVPNQTYRDNITLTLQADLNP comes from the coding sequence ATGATTATTAAAAACTTTGGTCGTTGGGCTTTGATTTCGGGTATGGTTCTTGGTGTAAGTGCGCTGACTCCCCTTGCTGCATTGGCGGAGGAGTCTATTGAGGTAAAAGTAGATGACTTTAGTGGACTTACATTCACACCAGATAACAATACAGAAATTTCATACGATAAAGATGGAACGATTGCAACAGAAAGTAGTGTGGGAACTGTCGCATACCAACGCAACATTGTCGGAAAATGGGAAATTACCATGAGTAGTACAAATGAAGGAGTGTTAAAATCAACAGGTGGGGTTGAAATACCTTACAACGTTAAATTAATAGTACCCATACATGGAGGGGCTAACTTAAACCCCGGAGAAGGTGCATCTACTTGGCAATCACTAACACAAGAAAGACAAATTGCGACAGGTGAAATAGCAGACGCAGTTGGTGAGACGGGAGTTACTGATGCAAGTGCAGATCTAAAAGTTCAAATCGCATCGGGGCTAAAAGTTCCAAATCAAACTTATCGTGATAATATCACTTTGACACTTCAGGCGGATCTAAATCCATAA
- a CDS encoding FeoA family protein (PFAM: FeoA domain~InterPro IPR007167~KEGG: syn:ssr2333 hypothetical protein~PFAM: FeoA family protein~SPTR: Ssr2333 protein): MNLVPLSSLNYQQRAIVDHIVVGNHGKLLVNRLQAMGLVAGTSVKVLRKFWLGGPLQVQVGITTIIAIRRIEADLIMVKLT; encoded by the coding sequence ATGAATCTTGTTCCTTTATCCTCTCTAAATTACCAGCAAAGGGCGATCGTTGATCATATAGTAGTGGGAAACCATGGTAAATTATTGGTCAACCGACTTCAAGCCATGGGTTTAGTGGCAGGAACTTCGGTGAAAGTATTACGCAAATTTTGGCTAGGCGGCCCCTTACAAGTACAAGTCGGAATAACTACAATTATTGCTATCCGTAGAATAGAAGCTGATTTAATTATGGTTAAATTAACCTGA
- a CDS encoding ferrous iron transport protein B (PFAM: Ferrous iron transport protein B; Ferrous iron transport protein B C terminus; Nucleoside recognition~TIGRFAM: ferrous iron transporter FeoB; small GTP-binding protein domain~COGs: COG0370 Fe2+ transport system protein B~InterProIPR002917:IPR011619:IPR011642:IPR011640:IPR 006073:IPR005225:IPR003373~KEGG: ter:Tery_2878 ferrous iron transport protein B~PFAM: GTP-binding protein HSR1-related; Ferrous iron transport protein B domain-containing protein; nucleoside recognition domain protein; Ferrous iron transport B domain-containing protein~SPTR: Ferrous iron transport protein B;~TIGRFAM: ferrous iron transport protein B; small GTP-binding protein): MQTCHSAIKTVSGNAQKRIILMGQPNTGKSTFFNTLTGMNAYVGNWPGITVDLLQGEIDIQGQTVEIVDLPGIYDLEGFSEDESIVQRFLTDFAMDLVLIIVNASQIDRQLNLVLQLKALGLPCMVILNMADEAKRYGIDIDQEKLAQKLGLPIFLVSAKYNKGITEVLNKIKSNISAQKDSFKLENINDFLKDNPIDNQEKKEIFLEAVKVRSHLITTFTEKLDNVLLHPIFGIPIFFASMLGVFFLIWYVGLPSQDVIDIATTWMSEQIIEPVINPFPDIVQSFLLNGVWLGVATVASFVPLIVVFFFVMAAVEDSGYLSRSAYLMDAFMAKMGLDGRAFVMQMMGFGCNVPALMGTRIIRSRPMRMLSMLIIPFALCSARLAVFVFIIGAIFPMNLGPLVLFFLYILSFVASFLVAFVFSKTEQFKSKEPFVIELPPYRLPTFKQVLLRGWGEVKEFLRRATNFIIIGCVAVWFLTYFPENATGLDTWGGQLGVFLSPIMEPIGINPFLTLSLIFGFIAKEIVVGSFATIYGMGTSALTAQFASTIAPSSAISFCVFCLLYTPCLTTVATVKAESKSWAFTIFSLVFSLVYAWGMAFIFYRGALFLGFE, translated from the coding sequence ATGCAAACCTGTCACTCGGCCATAAAAACTGTTTCTGGAAATGCCCAAAAAAGAATTATTCTCATGGGGCAACCCAACACGGGTAAATCGACTTTTTTTAACACTCTCACGGGGATGAATGCCTATGTGGGAAACTGGCCGGGAATTACTGTTGATTTATTACAAGGCGAAATAGATATTCAAGGGCAAACCGTGGAAATTGTTGACTTACCCGGAATTTATGACCTAGAGGGTTTTTCGGAGGATGAGTCCATTGTGCAACGGTTTTTAACGGATTTTGCCATGGATTTAGTTTTGATAATTGTTAATGCTTCTCAGATAGATAGACAATTAAATTTAGTGTTACAACTCAAAGCCCTTGGTTTGCCCTGTATGGTAATTTTGAACATGGCAGATGAGGCAAAGCGATATGGTATTGATATTGATCAAGAAAAACTGGCACAAAAATTAGGACTTCCTATATTTTTAGTTAGTGCTAAATATAATAAAGGCATTACTGAAGTTTTAAATAAAATAAAAAGTAATATTTCGGCACAAAAAGACTCTTTTAAACTGGAAAATATTAATGATTTTTTAAAAGATAATCCCATTGATAATCAAGAAAAAAAAGAGATTTTTTTAGAAGCCGTTAAGGTGCGATCGCACCTGATAACAACCTTTACCGAAAAATTAGATAATGTTCTGCTCCATCCTATCTTTGGTATTCCCATCTTTTTCGCTTCTATGTTGGGGGTATTCTTCCTGATTTGGTATGTAGGTTTACCATCCCAAGATGTTATCGATATAGCTACCACTTGGATGAGTGAACAAATTATCGAGCCTGTTATTAACCCATTCCCTGATATAGTTCAAAGTTTTCTGCTCAATGGAGTATGGCTAGGGGTGGCAACCGTTGCCTCCTTTGTGCCTTTAATTGTGGTTTTCTTTTTTGTGATGGCCGCCGTGGAAGACAGTGGCTATTTATCACGCTCTGCCTATTTGATGGATGCTTTCATGGCAAAAATGGGGCTTGATGGTAGGGCGTTTGTAATGCAAATGATGGGATTTGGTTGTAATGTTCCTGCTTTGATGGGTACAAGAATTATTCGCTCTCGCCCCATGCGGATGTTATCCATGTTAATTATTCCCTTTGCCTTGTGTTCGGCAAGATTAGCCGTTTTTGTGTTCATAATTGGGGCTATTTTTCCGATGAATTTAGGGCCTTTGGTTCTATTTTTTCTCTACATTCTTAGTTTTGTAGCCAGTTTTTTGGTCGCTTTTGTGTTTAGTAAAACAGAACAATTTAAAAGTAAAGAACCTTTTGTGATTGAGTTACCCCCTTATCGATTACCAACTTTTAAACAAGTGTTATTAAGGGGATGGGGTGAGGTGAAAGAATTTTTACGCCGTGCCACAAATTTTATCATTATCGGTTGTGTGGCGGTGTGGTTTTTAACTTACTTCCCTGAAAATGCCACAGGTTTAGATACTTGGGGCGGACAATTAGGGGTATTTCTATCACCCATAATGGAACCCATCGGCATCAATCCTTTTTTGACTTTATCTTTGATTTTTGGTTTTATTGCCAAAGAGATTGTCGTAGGTTCTTTTGCCACCATTTATGGCATGGGTACATCGGCATTAACCGCTCAATTTGCTTCAACCATTGCCCCTAGTAGTGCCATCAGTTTCTGTGTTTTTTGTTTACTCTATACTCCTTGTCTGACTACCGTTGCCACAGTAAAAGCTGAGTCGAAGTCATGGGCTTTTACTATATTTTCTCTTGTTTTCTCCCTTGTTTATGCTTGGGGGATGGCGTTTATTTTTTATCGGGGTGCTTTGTTTTTGGGTTTTGAGTAA
- a CDS encoding hypothetical protein (KEGG: syp:SYNPCC7002_A1774 hypothetical protein~SPTR: Putative uncharacterized protein) — protein sequence MLIDKIIEELQEIPEDKLSQIYDIIHYFRLGINSQKLQPRSPGLLKGKLGEAFFEPLPESEL from the coding sequence ATGCTCATAGATAAAATTATCGAAGAATTGCAAGAAATTCCTGAAGATAAACTAAGTCAAATTTATGACATTATTCATTATTTTCGCTTAGGAATTAACTCTCAAAAACTACAACCACGCAGTCCCGGACTTTTAAAAGGAAAGTTAGGAGAGGCTTTTTTTGAACCTTTACCAGAATCTGAATTATGA
- a CDS encoding cyanate lyase (PFAM: Cyanate lyase C-terminal domain~TIGRFAM: cyanate hydratase~COGs: COG1513 Cyanate lyase~InterPro IPR003712:IPR008076~KEGG: amr:AM1_5165 cyanate hydratase~PFAM: Cyanate lyase domain protein~PRIAM: Cyanase~SPTR: Cyanate lyase;~TIGRFAM: cyanate lyase), translated as MTAPITEKLLAAKKAKGVSFTDLEKLLGRDEVWIASVIYRQASADEAEAKKLVEALGLPAELAEELTVAPLKGSLDPVVPSDPLIYRFYEIMQVYGMPMKEVIHEKFGDGIMSAIDFTLDVEKVEDPKGDRVQVIMCGKFLPYKKW; from the coding sequence ATGACTGCACCTATTACTGAAAAATTATTGGCGGCTAAGAAGGCAAAAGGCGTTAGCTTTACTGATTTAGAAAAACTTTTAGGACGAGATGAAGTTTGGATTGCATCGGTAATTTACCGTCAGGCGAGTGCGGATGAGGCTGAGGCTAAAAAGTTGGTGGAGGCTTTGGGTTTACCTGCTGAATTAGCGGAGGAGTTGACTGTTGCTCCTCTCAAGGGTTCTTTAGATCCTGTTGTTCCTTCTGATCCTCTGATTTATCGTTTTTACGAAATCATGCAGGTGTATGGGATGCCTATGAAGGAGGTAATCCATGAAAAGTTTGGGGATGGTATCATGAGTGCGATCGATTTTACCCTTGATGTGGAAAAGGTGGAAGATCCTAAGGGCGATCGCGTCCAGGTGATTATGTGTGGTAAGTTTTTACCTTATAAGAAATGGTAG